The Oleispira antarctica RB-8 genome contains the following window.
CGCGCTATGTCAGATCCATTTGTTGGTGAAATACGTATGTTTGCCGGTAACTTTCCCCCCCGAGGTTGGGCACTCTGTGATGGACAGCTACTAGCCGTATCACAATATGATGCCTTATTTAGTTTATTGGGTACCATTTATGGTGGTAATGGAAGTTCGACGTTTGCATTACCTGAAATGAGAGGACGTATACCCGTTCACCCAGGATCTGGACCAGGTCTACAGTCTGTTAGGTTAGGTCAAAAAGGGGGCGATAATGCCTCTCGCACTACTGTAACCAGCGATATTTCTATTAACCGTGGAATCGCAGTAAACCAAACGACAAAAGCGATACAGCAACCCAGTAATCACCCTGCTCTTTGTATCAATTTTATTATTGCTTTAGTTGGGATTTACCCAAGTCGTTCTTAATAATATTTTTAGGTAATTATCGTGGCCAGCCAATATCAATGTCGTCCAATAAATTCATCAGACATGGATTTTTTATACCGTGTTTATGAGAGCACTCGCTGGGAGGAATTACAGCAGGCGCCTTGGTCAGATGAGCAACGTCGTGAATTTTTAACCATGCAATTTCAAGCACAGCATCAGCACTATCAACAGCATTATGCTGACGCTGAATATCAAATTATTGAAATTGGTGGTCAAGCAGCCGGGCGTTTATACCTTGACCATAGGGAAGATGAAATTCGTATTGTTGATATTGCCTTACTACCCGAATATAGGAACACAGGTGTCGGCACAAAAATCCTTAAAAATATACTGGATTTAGCGGGCAAGCAGGAAGTACCAATACGGATACATGTTGAGAAAAACAATCCTGCACTCGCACTTTATCAACGCTTAGGTTTTACGATAAAGGAAGATGTCGGGGTTTATTGGTTAATGGAGTGGACAGCACTTATTTGCCACGACTTATTTGACGATTAAACACAGATTCAAATTCCATCAGCAAAGAATTTTCTGCACTGAATCCTACAGGAACCAAAAATATCTCTAGCTCTCCTAACGTATCATGTTTAAGCAAATAGGTTCCCTGCTCAAGGGTAAATTCTGTATCAGCTCGAAACAATAAACTGAATGACTCCCAAGGATCACTGATTCTTTGAGGACTAACTTCTGTAAGGCATAAATTTAGCCCATGATCTTTAAGAAGGTATGATTGCCCCACCGTTTCGTTATAACTTTTATAGCTGATCTGGCTTTCCATTATCTATCCTTATCCTTTTTGAAAGAGACTTTAGCATACCGTCTCATTTTTTAATTGGTATCTATCTCTAATTCAGCTGATTTTTCATCATCAATAATAGGCTTACTAAGCGATCTTAAGCTGTATTTTTTTCCAATCCCAATACGAACTTAAAAAATACAAACAGATTAATAACGTTGCCCACCACTCCGCAATTTTAGTGCCTCGCTTCATGTGCTCTCCCACTGAGTTAGCTACAAATGCCACTAGCACGATCCAAATTAATACGAATAATACGGCTTTAAATTTAAACGAAGGCACTTCCAATAATCCATTTTTACGGCCACGCCAAATCAAATAAAAGTTAAACGATAGCGCTAATAAAATGCCTTCAAAGAATGTATTGGCTCCACGAATATGCGGCCCCCATAAAACTTGTTCTTTGGTGGGTGCGAGCACTGCGGTTCCCCAGATCAGGCCCACAGCCGCGAGCATACCAAAGAAGGTCATAAGATTAAGATTAATACGACTGGCTCGGGTCACTATGCTGGGCTTTAACCAAATGCGCATACAATGCCACCAAACTAAAATAAACACACAACCACTCACTAAGCCGCCACGGAATATAAAACCCGCATCACCTGCAAGGCCGGTATACGTGATGTCGGTACAGCCCGTTATAAACGGCACGCACACTTTAACGGTTTCTTGTGCGATGCCAACCCAATACGTTACTGCGATTGTGCCAGCAGATAAGATAAAACTGGCTAATGCGATAAATTGCCCAAAAGACATGGCGAACCCTAATTCTAATTTTATGTTAGTTTTTTGCTGGCTAAAAAAATAGCGCTGCACGAGGATTATCTCAGTAATCCTCGTGAGCGCTATATTATCAGCTAGTCATTTTTTTGCAGCCGCTATCTACTTAGCAGCAACTAATGCCTGCTCAATATCTTCAATGATGTCGTCAATGTGTTCGATACCCACAGAGATACGCACCATTTCACGACTAACACCGGCGTTCTTCAACTCTTCGTCGTTTAGCTGACGGTGAGTTGTGCTGGCGGGGTGACACGCAAGTGACTTAGCATCACCAATGTTTACTAAGCGCTTAACCAATAACAAGGCATCGATAAACTTAGCACCGTTGGCTTCGCCGCCTTTAATGCCGAAGCTTAAAATCGCTGATGGCTTACCATCAACAACTTTCTTAGCCAGCTCATAAAACTTATCGCCTTCAAGGCCTGCGTAGTTCACCCACTCAACCATGTCATGCGCTGACAAGTACTTAGCCACTTTCAATGCGTTTTCAGTATGACGTTCCATACGTAGGCTAAGAGTTTCTAGGCCTTGCAGAATTAAGAAAGAGTTGAACGGTGAAATCGCCGCACCCATGTTACGTAATGGCACAACGCGCGCACGGCCGATAAAGGCAGCAGGACCAAACGCATCGGCATAGACAACACCGTGATAAGACGGATCAGGTTGGTTGAATGCGGGGAAGCGTGGATGATCTTTCCAAGGGAATTTACCCGAATCAACGATAATGCCGCCAACAGATGTGCCGTGACCACCGATGTATTTGGTCAAGGAGTGAATAACTATGTCAGCACCTTGCTCAATTGGGCGGCAAAGAATTGGCGTTGCTACCGTGTTATCAACCATCACAGGAATACCATGCTTATGCGCCATGTCTGATAAGGCTTGAATGTCTACGATGTTACCCGCTGGGTTACCGATAGATTCGCAAAAAAGCGCTTTGGTATTGTCATCAATTAATGCTTCTAGGCCGGCAAGATCATCGCCTTTAGCCATGCGCACTTCAATACCTTGATTAGGCAAAGTGTGAGCGAAGAAGTTATACGTGCCGCCATACAGCTGGCTAACACTGATGATGTTATCGCCTGTGCGTGCAACGGTTTGAATCGCCGCAGTAATTGCCGCCATACCGGATGCAAACGCTACCCCGCCAATGCCGCCTTCCATTTCAGCAACACGCTTTTCTAGCACGTCGTTGGTTGGGTTCATAATGCGGGTGTAAATGTTGCCTGGCTCTTTTAAATCGAACAGGTCGGCGCCGTGCTGAGTATCACGAAAGCTGTAAGAGGTTGTTTGGTAAATAGGGACAGCGACCGCGCGGGTGGTTGGATCGTCTTCAAAGCCCGCGTGGATCGATTGAGTTTCTAATTTCATGCCTTACCTTTCCTTATAATTCAGATTAAATAACTAATCCACTGATACTATCAATAAGAATATAGGTTGTCATTGAAGACATCCACTCAATCACACACTGTCATACTTGCAACGTGATTAAACGCCAACTTTCAGTAAGGCAGCATTAACTTCGCGAACTAGCGTTTTGAGCTTTTTTCAATACAATAAGCGAACCATCGCCATGTCGAATCCCTTTACGCACGGCTCACTGAGACGCCGGAAGTGAAGCAAGGTGACTAGTCACTTTAGCCGCTCCTTGGGCAATAATACGATCAGTTTTACCAAGCAGCGACAATGCATTGTTGAGAATTCTCACTAGCCATTCATAGCCCCTTCTAAAACCATTAACAGGAACGCATACTCTCTATATTATTATAAAATAAATGGTAATGAAAAAAGGATCGAAAGAAAAAGTATAGGGAAGATTAGATACAATCCAATATAGGATATTAACTTATGATTATTCTTAAATATTATGAGTTTCTTATAAAGATGATCAATCAATGGGAATTCAAAGAAGACAAGCATCAACATATACAAAGCAATGCAAAATTCGAGTTTAATAATGTACCAATAGCCACTAGGATCATCACTGAGTAAAATTTCAAAATATCCTTGTGAATAGCCTGAGCCAAAAGCGATACCAGTAAACAACCCCACTAGAGGCATTGTGAAAAAAGCAAGCGCTACCGCTAACACTATCTTCTCAATCTTTGGTTTTAGTTGTATAAATTTCAATATCTATCACTCATAAGTTTCTAGGCTACTCGCCATCCCTCTTAATTATTTTTAGAGTAGATAGCTACACTTTATTCCATATTTATAAATTCAGATACAGGCTATGCAATGCCGGCCGCTAAAAAATCCTATTCCATTTTTGCTTACGCTGCTCACTTAATTTCTTGGCCAGCATAATCAAGCATCAGAAAAGGGCTCACTACCTGACCCAATGGCCACCCTCACTACGCAGAATACGCTGTACTTTTTTCAAAGATGTATCGGTATTGTGTTCTTGAATTATTTGCATCACAGAGAGCCTCTATTAAACCAACGGATTGTCGCTATTCATCCATCTTGAGAATTTCGAAACCACCATATATCAAGCGCTTACCATCAAAAGGCATGGGGTTATTCTCTGGGTGCATTCTAGGGTCTTCCATTATCGCAGCCCAGCCTGCATCACGAACTTCCTTTGAAGGCCAAACAACATTAGAAAAAACAACGGTTTCAGTATCAGTACATTTAACCGCCATAGGAAAAGACGTGATTTCTCCCTGTGGAATATCATCACCCCACGCTTCCATGATCGATAACGCTCCATGATCTTTAAATACCACAGCAGAAAGCTTGGCATGCTCAATATATTTTTGTTTATTTTCAGTCGGTACGGCCGCGACAAAGCCATCAATGTAAGACATAAAATTCTCCTAGGTTGTTTTTAACGAATCTGTTTTTAACTAATTTATTACAAAGTAATAAAACGGTGAAGCTTCAATATTGTTGCACTATTAATACCCTTTCAGGGCTTATTAAGAGTAGACCATTTTAAATTATCCAAAAAATTCACTTTTTTGGTTAAAACCATCTAAAACCGAGAAATTAGAATGAATGTTCTAGTTGTTTTCTACATGGTTTTTAAAGTTAGTTAAAATACCCAACCATCCTTGTCTTTGTTGTTCTGCAGAGTTTTCATCTTCCGCTTCAAATGTTTGTATTACTTTAGTCCCGCTTGCTGTTTCAACAAATTCGATACTGACCTTGCGGTCATCTCCTAGCTGGTAGTGTATCGATTGAAGAGGCTCCACTTTGGTGAACTCCCCATCAAAATCAAACCCGATTGATCCATCTTTGGATTCCATTCGATAATTGAATGAACCACCCTCTTTCAAATCGATATCAGCTGATGGGCAGCACCATTCATTATTGGCAAAATTCCACTGAGTGATATTTACTGGGGTTACCCATGATTGCCACGTATTAGCAAGTGTCGCTTCTACTTCGATCTCAATAGATACCTTCATCTTTTACGCCCCTCTCCTGTAATCTTGCTCTGTCGTTTTAGTTATTAAAATTACATTATATTCGGTACTGGCCTTTGTCAATTTGCTATCAGCTAAGGTATTCTGTTATTCATATTTTATAGATGTCTCTGAGTTTCAAATAGGTCCCCAATGGCGAAGAAAAAAACAGCTTATGTCTGCACCGAATGCGGTGCAGATCATACCAAATGGCAGGGCCAATGCGCCGAGTGTAACGAGTGGAATACGTTAACTGAATTTGTGGTAGCAAGCAGCAAGCAGGCTGCGACACGCGATGTGAAATTTGAAGGTTATGCGGGTAGTGGTGAAGAAGCGGGCAAGATAAGCAAACTTTCGGACATCAACCTGGATGAAGTGCCACGTTTTTCTACGGGCATGCAAGAATTCGATCGTGTGTTAGGCGGTGGTTTGGTACCGGGTTCGGCGATCTTGATTGGTGGTCATCCGGGTGCGGGCAAATCGACCCTGCTATTACAAGTAATGTGTTATCTCGCGCAAACCATGCCGACCTTATACATTACTGGTGAAGAAAGTTTACAGCAGGTTGCCCGTCGTGCGCAGCGTTTAAAACTGCCGATGAATAACTTGCAGATGTTGTCTGAAACGAATGTTGAAGCGATCACCCGTGTTGCGCAAAAAGAGCAACCCCGAGTCATTGTGATCGATTCGATTCAAGTAATGAATATGGACAGCGTCGAATCCTCTCCTGGCAGTGTAACGCAAGTTCGTGAATGTTCCGCTTACCTGACGCGTTTTGCTAAGCAAACCAATACCGTGCTTTTTCTTGTAGGCCACGTTACCAAAGACGGTAATCTTGCGGGACCGAAAGTTTTGGAACACATCATTGATGCATCTTTGATGATCGAGGGTGAAAGCGACAGTCGCTATCGTACTCTGCGTGGCATTAAAAACCGTTTTGGCGCAGTGAACGAGCTGGGCGTTTTTGCCATGTTGGATGTCGGCTTAAAAGAAGTTAAAAATCCGAGTTCTATCTTTTTATCGCGCTCGGAAGAACCTGCTGCTGGCAGTTTGGTGATGGTGGTTTGGGAAGGTACGCGACCTTTGTTGGTAGAAGTTCAAGCCTTAGTCGATGAATCGAGTATGAACAATCCACGCCGCGTTGCCGTCGGTTGGGATTTTAACCGCTTGCATATGTTACTCGCCGTTATGCATCGTCACGGCGGTGTACATTTAGGCGACCAAGATGTGTTTATCAACATCGTGGGTGGGGTAAAAATTAATGAAACCGGGGCTGACCTTGCGTTATTAATTGCCACATTATCGAGTTTTCGTAATCAACCGTTACCCAGAGATTTAATTGTTTTTGGCGAAGTCGGTTTATCCGGTGAAATTCGTCCTGTGACGTCGGGCCAAGAACGTTTAAGAGAAGCGGCGAAGCATGGTTTTACGCGCGCGATTGTACCGAAAGCTAATATTCCTAAAGGTGGAATTCCTGGCATGCAGGTGATTGGTGTTGAGAAAATTAGTCAGGCACTCGAAGCAATTTAAAGATAGAAGTAATTTAATACATAATAAAAATAGGAATCACTATGAACTTCGTTACTACACCGGAAAGCCGCTTTAAACATTTGCCTAATTATCAGTTTAAGGCGAATTACCTTGAAGTTGATGGCATGAAAATGCATTACGTAGACGAGGGTTACGATGAAAATAATGATCAGCAAAAAACCGTATTAATGTTGCACGGTGAACCAAGCTGGTCTTATTTGTATCGTCATATGATTCCCGTTTGTTTGGCCGCAGGACACCGCGTGATTGCGCCAGATTTAATTGGTTTTGGTAAATCCGATAAGCCTACCGAGATGAAAGATTATTCTTTTGCGAAACACATGGATTGGATGAAGGCGTTTATTGAGCAGCTTGATTTAAACAATATGATTTTAGTTTGCCAAGATTGGGGTTCACTAATTGGTTTACGTTTGGCCGCAGAAAATGAACAACGCTTTGATGCGATTGCCGTTGGTAATGGCATGCTACCCACAGGTGATGAAGGTAAGCTACCAAAGGTCTTTAAAATATGGCTTGCGTTTGCAACTCACAGTCCGTGGTTTCCAATTGCACGTATTGTTGATGGTGGATGTTTTAAAAAGCTCAGTAAAGATGAAAAACGTGCTTATGATGCTCCATTTCCTAATGCCAAATACAAAGCTGGCTCCCGAGCATTTCCACGTTTAGTGCCTGTTGATCCGAATAATCCAGCCAGTGAAGCTAATCGCGCGGCATGGAAAATATTAGAACAGTGGCATAAACCGTTTCTTACGTGTTTCAGTAATGGTGATCCGATTACTCGTGGTGGTGATAAGTTTATGCAGGGTAAAATTCCAGGCGCAAAAGGCCAACCGCATGTCACACTTACAGGAGGTCATTTTCTGCAAGAAGATTCAGGGGCTGAGTTTGCGCTTGAAGTGAATAAATTGATTAGTCGCCTTAATTAAAATTGGCACAATGAAACAGACAGAATAAAACAGGCACGATTGTTGCGAACCATCATCATTATTAACGGTTCTACCACTGTTAGCTTATTCCAACGAAGGAGATAAAAGCTATGAATTACAGTAAAGCAATGATTGATTTAATTTCAGAGGCTCGACGCCGCGCGACCAGCGAAGATAAGCCGAGTATTAAGTTGGCCAATCCAGATGTACTCACAGAGCTTAATAGGATTTACCATGGCTCTAGTGATACGGTGCTGAAAGCTATTATTAAAGAGACTTTCTATCTTGCAGGTGACCGCTGGCCTGACAAGTTATTAGAAGAAGTCGAAGAAGATGAACAAGCGAAAGGCCCTAGATATATTACTAAAGTTTATCGAGGACAAA
Protein-coding sequences here:
- the metY gene encoding O-acetylhomoserine sulfhydrylase; protein product: MKLETQSIHAGFEDDPTTRAVAVPIYQTTSYSFRDTQHGADLFDLKEPGNIYTRIMNPTNDVLEKRVAEMEGGIGGVAFASGMAAITAAIQTVARTGDNIISVSQLYGGTYNFFAHTLPNQGIEVRMAKGDDLAGLEALIDDNTKALFCESIGNPAGNIVDIQALSDMAHKHGIPVMVDNTVATPILCRPIEQGADIVIHSLTKYIGGHGTSVGGIIVDSGKFPWKDHPRFPAFNQPDPSYHGVVYADAFGPAAFIGRARVVPLRNMGAAISPFNSFLILQGLETLSLRMERHTENALKVAKYLSAHDMVEWVNYAGLEGDKFYELAKKVVDGKPSAILSFGIKGGEANGAKFIDALLLVKRLVNIGDAKSLACHPASTTHRQLNDEELKNAGVSREMVRISVGIEHIDDIIEDIEQALVAAK
- a CDS encoding Phage Tail Collar, with the translated sequence MSDPFVGEIRMFAGNFPPRGWALCDGQLLAVSQYDALFSLLGTIYGGNGSSTFALPEMRGRIPVHPGSGPGLQSVRLGQKGGDNASRTTVTSDISINRGIAVNQTTKAIQQPSNHPALCINFIIALVGIYPSRS
- a CDS encoding GCN5-related N-acetyltransferase translates to MASQYQCRPINSSDMDFLYRVYESTRWEELQQAPWSDEQRREFLTMQFQAQHQHYQQHYADAEYQIIEIGGQAAGRLYLDHREDEIRIVDIALLPEYRNTGVGTKILKNILDLAGKQEVPIRIHVEKNNPALALYQRLGFTIKEDVGVYWLMEWTALICHDLFDD
- the dhmA gene encoding Haloalkane dehalogenase, with product MNFVTTPESRFKHLPNYQFKANYLEVDGMKMHYVDEGYDENNDQQKTVLMLHGEPSWSYLYRHMIPVCLAAGHRVIAPDLIGFGKSDKPTEMKDYSFAKHMDWMKAFIEQLDLNNMILVCQDWGSLIGLRLAAENEQRFDAIAVGNGMLPTGDEGKLPKVFKIWLAFATHSPWFPIARIVDGGCFKKLSKDEKRAYDAPFPNAKYKAGSRAFPRLVPVDPNNPASEANRAAWKILEQWHKPFLTCFSNGDPITRGGDKFMQGKIPGAKGQPHVTLTGGHFLQEDSGAEFALEVNKLISRLN
- the radA gene encoding DNA repair protein RadA, with translation MAKKKTAYVCTECGADHTKWQGQCAECNEWNTLTEFVVASSKQAATRDVKFEGYAGSGEEAGKISKLSDINLDEVPRFSTGMQEFDRVLGGGLVPGSAILIGGHPGAGKSTLLLQVMCYLAQTMPTLYITGEESLQQVARRAQRLKLPMNNLQMLSETNVEAITRVAQKEQPRVIVIDSIQVMNMDSVESSPGSVTQVRECSAYLTRFAKQTNTVLFLVGHVTKDGNLAGPKVLEHIIDASLMIEGESDSRYRTLRGIKNRFGAVNELGVFAMLDVGLKEVKNPSSIFLSRSEEPAAGSLVMVVWEGTRPLLVEVQALVDESSMNNPRRVAVGWDFNRLHMLLAVMHRHGGVHLGDQDVFINIVGGVKINETGADLALLIATLSSFRNQPLPRDLIVFGEVGLSGEIRPVTSGQERLREAAKHGFTRAIVPKANIPKGGIPGMQVIGVEKISQALEAI